One Maribacter sp. HTCC2170 genomic window, AATTTGGTCCCACTTCTTTGATAGACGGAATGCAAAAAGATGGATTGGTCGATGTTTATGATCAAAACGCTATGGGTGTTTGTGCAGATGCTTGTGCCGTGGAACATAACTTCAGTCGAGAAGACCAAGATAATTTTGCTATACAATCTTATCAAAGATCGTCAGATGCCTGGAGTAAAGGCAAATTTGCTAATGAAGTTATTCCCGTAGAAGTGCCTCAAAGAAGAGGAGAACCCATTATTGTTTCTGAAGATGAGGAGTACAAGAATGTGAAAATTGAAAAAATACCAGCCCTTAGGCCCGCTTTCACTAAAGAAGGTACTGTAACGGCAGCAAATGCATCGACGATAAACGATGGGGCAGCGGCAATAGTATTAATGAGTGCTGAAAAGGCCATAGAATTAAAACTGAAACCAATTGCTACAATAAAAAGTTACGCTGATGCGGCACACGAACCTGAGTGGTTTACGACCGCTCCAGCCAAAGCTTTGCCAAAAGCTTTGGACAAAGCAGGAATTTCAATTAATGATGTTGATTATTTTGAATTTAACGAAGCTTTCTCAGTAGTAGGCCTAGCAAATATGAAATTGTTAGGATTAAATGATGCCAATGTAAATGTTAACGGAGGTGCGGTGTCTTTGGGTCATCCGTTGGGTTGTTCCGGAGCACGAATAATGATAACCCTTCTGAATGTTTTGGAACAAAATAATGCCAAAATAGGGGCGGCAGCAATTTGTAATGGAGGTGGTGGTGCATCTGCCATTATTTTGGAAAGAAACTAAACCGATCCTTCACAATATTTATGCAATACGGTATTTGCCAATTAAGTATAGTCCCCATTAGATCTGTAGCAGAAGAAACTGCGGAGATGATTTCACAACTGTTATATGGTGAACATTTCAAAGTCCTAGAGGAACGGAAGCATTGGAGCAAAATAAGATCTACTTTTGACAAATGTGAAGGCTGGGTTCAAAACCTACAGATATTGTTGGTGGACGAAAGGGAGTTCAATAACCTAAACACTGATATTTCCCCCCAGTACACAATTGATCTGGTTTCTTTTGTTGAGATGGACAAGGGCAACCTCTTACCCATTGTTCTTGGATCAGTATTCCATAAGAATTCAAAACATATTCACGAAGGCAGTTTAGTTTCGTCCAAGCAGGAAAAAGATAATCTTATTAATACGGCACTCTTATATTTAAATGCACCCCACCTATGGGGAGGAAAGACCCCTTTTGGAGTAGATGCTCCAGGTTTGACCCAAATGGTTTATAGGATTAATGGTCACAATCTACTTCGTGATTCAGCTGAACAGGCCACACAGGGAACCGCTTTGAGTTTTATTGAAGAATGTGAAGCTGGCGATTTGGCATTCTTTGACAATAAAGAAGGAATCATAGATCATGTTGGACTGATAATGGACAATAATTATATTATTCATGTTCATGGCCATGTTAGGATAGACCGTATTGACCATACAGGAATTTTCAATAACGACACCAAAACATACACACATCAACTCCGGGTCTTAAAAAAGATTATATAAAAAAACCTGACCATATGGCCAGGTTTTTTTATTCTTCTTAGAAATGGATTACTCACCTAGAAGTTTTTTCAACCTCATAAAGTTTTCATTGTCACCCATTGCACCATAAATGTTCTTCAATTGGGTAAGAATACCTTGGTTATCAGGATTTATCTTTAAAGCATCCTCCAAAACCATTGCACCTTCTTTGAACAAATTATCCTTTTGCTGTTTCAATTCATCGTAACGTGCTATATCAGCTCTTGAATTTCCTAAAGAATTCATTTCATCAATAAGTCCGTTACCCTCGTTTACGTAGGTAGTAGAAAGGTTCAATTGAGCATTTGTATAACCTGGGTTTACTTCAAGAGCCTTGCGATAAGATGCCCTTGCATCTTCAATGTTACCCTGTTCCATATTGATTACACCAATGTTATAGTGCAAATCTGGATTATCAGGAGCAACTGATGCCGCCTCGGCCATTAAAGCCTTGAACTTTTCCTTATCACCCAATTTGTAGTGTAAATTTGCTTCATTCAAGATTAAATTCACATCTTTTGGATCATTAACCCTTGCTGCCTTATAGGCTTCCAAAGCTTTATCATCCTGTCCAAGCTGGGTATAAATCAAAGCGATGTTCTTAACAATTTCCGCAGTCTTAGAGGGAGTTTTTTCATCAAGTGGATCTTTATAAGTTCCCGATTTTACCATCAAATCTCTTTGGACTTTATCCATCACCTCAACTTCATCAGTAGAAACATTAGTGGCTTTGTACTCCATTCCTCCACCATCATAATTCAACTCTTTAAGCTCGTTATAATAACCTAAGGCCTGATCATACTCCCCACCGTTAACAGCACTGCTAGCTGCATAATAAAGATAAATGGTGTCTTTTGGACTGAGTTTATAACTCATATAGAGTTTTTCTCCTGCCTCTTTGTATTTTTTTTCTCCGTTATCCTCGACAGCAGAATTTACCAAATCCCCAGCAAGAGTTGCCAAGTGCTCGGTAATTAGCTTACCATATTTGGCCTTCCCACTGGTAGTTTCAATTTCGTCGGCTTTTTTGAAAGAAGTGATTGCAGTATCAAAAGCGCTGTTATCACCTTTTTTTGCTAAATCAGCATAAATTCTACCACGTAGAAAATGGTATTGCGCCTGAACTTTGGCATCAGCTCCAGAAAT contains:
- a CDS encoding acetyl-CoA C-acyltransferase, translating into MKDVVIVSAVRTPIGSFMGSLSTIPAPKLGATAIKGALDKINLDPKLVDEVLMGNVVQAGTGQAPARQAAIFAGIPDTVPCTTVNKVCASGMKAVMQAAQAIALGDISIAVAGGMENMSLIPHYVHLRTGQKFGPTSLIDGMQKDGLVDVYDQNAMGVCADACAVEHNFSREDQDNFAIQSYQRSSDAWSKGKFANEVIPVEVPQRRGEPIIVSEDEEYKNVKIEKIPALRPAFTKEGTVTAANASTINDGAAAIVLMSAEKAIELKLKPIATIKSYADAAHEPEWFTTAPAKALPKALDKAGISINDVDYFEFNEAFSVVGLANMKLLGLNDANVNVNGGAVSLGHPLGCSGARIMITLLNVLEQNNAKIGAAAICNGGGGASAIILERN
- a CDS encoding NlpC/P60 family protein — translated: MQYGICQLSIVPIRSVAEETAEMISQLLYGEHFKVLEERKHWSKIRSTFDKCEGWVQNLQILLVDEREFNNLNTDISPQYTIDLVSFVEMDKGNLLPIVLGSVFHKNSKHIHEGSLVSSKQEKDNLINTALLYLNAPHLWGGKTPFGVDAPGLTQMVYRINGHNLLRDSAEQATQGTALSFIEECEAGDLAFFDNKEGIIDHVGLIMDNNYIIHVHGHVRIDRIDHTGIFNNDTKTYTHQLRVLKKII
- a CDS encoding tetratricopeptide repeat protein; its protein translation is MKTKILILAAMSFTMIGFSQKNEIKAAEKALKGGDSAGAKTSLEAASGMISGADAKVQAQYHFLRGRIYADLAKKGDNSAFDTAITSFKKADEIETTSGKAKYGKLITEHLATLAGDLVNSAVEDNGEKKYKEAGEKLYMSYKLSPKDTIYLYYAASSAVNGGEYDQALGYYNELKELNYDGGGMEYKATNVSTDEVEVMDKVQRDLMVKSGTYKDPLDEKTPSKTAEIVKNIALIYTQLGQDDKALEAYKAARVNDPKDVNLILNEANLHYKLGDKEKFKALMAEAASVAPDNPDLHYNIGVINMEQGNIEDARASYRKALEVNPGYTNAQLNLSTTYVNEGNGLIDEMNSLGNSRADIARYDELKQQKDNLFKEGAMVLEDALKINPDNQGILTQLKNIYGAMGDNENFMRLKKLLGE